Part of the Anaerolineae bacterium genome, GCTTCGCCCCCAACCCTGCGCATAGAGCGCACCCAGCACGGCATACGCCCCCAGATGAGCCCCTTTTTTGAGCAGCACATCCCACCAGCCGGGGGCCGAGGGCAGTTGCGGCTGGGACGAGAGGTAAAAGATAAGGCCCATCCAAAGCAGGGCCAGGGCGTCCCAAAGGCGCTTCTGCGGCGTGCGCCCTCTTCCATGCGCTGCAGCAAACACGCTCATCACCCTCCTGTGATGAAAATGGCTAGCTCGCCAATTCTACCATGAGCCTCTGCGGACAACACCCCATCCCCATACGGCTCGTTCTCTTGGAGTGGATATGCCCAACCGCCTGATTCACGAAGCCTCACCTTACCTGCGCCAACACGCCCACAACCCGGTGGACTGGCACCCCTGGGGCCCCGAAGCCCTGGAGAAAGCCCGCCGGGAGCACAAACCCATCTTCCTCAGCATCGGCTACGCTTCCTGCCACTGGTGCCATGTCATGGCCCACGAATCCTTCGAGGATCCCGAAGTGGCCGCCCTGCTCAACGAACACTTCGTTCCCATCAAAGTGGACCGCGAGGAGCGGCCGGACCTGGACGCCCTCTACATGAGCGCCGTGGTGGCCCTCACCGGGCAGGGCGGTTGGCCCCTCAACGTCTTTCTCACCCCCGAAGGTCAGCCCTTCTACGGCGGCACCTACTTCCCGCCCAAGCCGCGCTTCGGGCTGCCCGGCTTCAAAGACCTGCTCCGCGAGATCATCCGCTCCTGGGAAAAGGACCGCGCGCGCATCTACGAGGCCGGGGAGAAGGCCGCCTCCCATATCGCCGAGGGCCTCAAGCCCCTCTACCAGCAGGCCCA contains:
- a CDS encoding VanZ family protein, yielding MSVFAAAHGRGRTPQKRLWDALALLWMGLIFYLSSQPQLPSAPGWWDVLLKKGAHLGAYAVLGALYAQGWGRSRPRWQPWLGAVFYAVSDEVHQAFVPGRHPWVVDVLIDGMGAGLGVRYGQVWLGRVTHRIWKRSRPQGPVG